CCTGGCCGACGGCGAGGCCGACGACGTCCGGGCCGAGCGCCCGCACACGGCCGGAGACCTCCAGACCGGGGCGGAAGGGCAGGGCCGGCACGCGGTAGCCCTCGGCCCGCGCCTTCAGGTCGGCGAAGTTCACGCCGGCGTAGGAGACGTCGATGCTCACCTGGCCAGGGCCGGGTGCGGGAACGTCGGTCTCCACCACCTTGAGGACTTCGGGACCGCCGTACTCACCCAGTTCGATCGCGCGCATGCGTCACACCTCCCGCTCGACTGTTCAATGAAAAGCGAACACTCGGGACTGTATGATCTCCATCGAACACTCCGCAAGTCTCCTTTCCCCGACGGAGGGCACCATGAGCGCGAGCAGCCACCGGACCGCCCCCCAGCACACGCACCCCGACGACGTTCCCCTGCTGACGGCCCTCGCCGCCCTCGCCGACCCCGTGCGCCTCACCCTCGTACGGGAGCTGGCCGGCTCCACCGACTGGGCGCGCACGTGCAGCAGCTTCGACGTACCCGTGGGCAAAGCGGCCCTCAGCCACCACTTCGCGGTGCTGCGCGCGGCCGGACTCGTCGAGAGCCGGGACGAGGGGCCTCGCCGGGTCAACCGCCTGCGCCGCACCGAGTTCGACCACCGGTTCCCCGGCCTTCTCGCCCTCGCCCTCCGCCTCGAAGACCCTCTCCCCCGGCGCTGACGGGAGCCGGTCGCCACGTCGCACGGGAACGGCGTACGGGAACGGCGCAAGGGAACGGCGTACGGCAAAGGCGCACGGGAAAGGCCCCGGTCCGCGCTCGGGGCGCGGGCCGGGGCCTTCTCCGTAGGACGGGGGGAACGGCATCGGGGGGACAAGCCGTTCCCCCCGATGAGAACCGGACCAACAAGTCCTGCGCCGCAGTCAGGGGGGAAGCTGGCGGCGCGGACCCCGCAGTGCGGGCCGGTTCCGGAAGCCCTTCGGATTCCTGCCAGATCCTCCGGGCTCGACATCCATACTGCTCGCCCGTCACTCTTCCGGGGGGCGGCGAAAGGCCTCGATCTCCGGGTCCTTGGTCCATAAAGGCTCGGTTAGAGTGGCGCGATCGTACGGCGGGGACAGGGGAGGGCTGAGCAATGGGGCAAGCGAGGAAGATCGCGCTGTACGCGGTCGCGGTCTTTGTGCTGTACACGATCATCAACTCCCCCGAGCGGGCGGCCGATCTCGTGGGAGTAGGGTTCGAAGGCATTGCCAGCGCTGCCCAGGGCGTCGGCGAGTTCATGACCGAACTCATCAACTAGGAGCCCTTCGTGATCCGCCATCTGGTCCTCTTCAAGCTCAACGAGGGCGTCAAGCGCGACGAGCCCCGTGTCGTCGCCGGTGTCGAGGCGTTCCGCGCGCTCGGCGAGCAGATCCCCGAGCTGAGGTTCTGGGAGTGCGACTGGAACATCACCGACCGGCCGATCGCGTACGACTTCGCCATCAATTCGGCCGTCGAGGACACGGACGCCCTCCAGCGCTACCTGGAGCACCCCGCACACCAGGCGGGTGTCGCCCAGTGGCGCGAGTTCGCCACCTGGGTGATCGCCGACTACGCCTTCTAGCCACACCCGGAGCATTCGCGCCGCCGAGGCCCCCCGCCGTCATGGTGGGGGGCCTCGTGCGGTTCTGGCCTCCCCTTTTGCTCCACCATGCCCTCAACACGTAGCTATACGGTGCTTGCACACAGTGGACATGTCTTGTGATGCTATGACCGCTTTTGACGGATGAGTTGACCGTAGTTGACCCAGTCGACCAGCAAGACCAGCCAAAGGGGTGGCGTGAACGTGCCGGCCAGTACAGCGCCTCAGGTCCCGCCCCAGCACGAGGCAGG
The sequence above is a segment of the Streptomyces sp. NBC_01255 genome. Coding sequences within it:
- a CDS encoding ArsR/SmtB family transcription factor, which codes for MSASSHRTAPQHTHPDDVPLLTALAALADPVRLTLVRELAGSTDWARTCSSFDVPVGKAALSHHFAVLRAAGLVESRDEGPRRVNRLRRTEFDHRFPGLLALALRLEDPLPRR
- a CDS encoding Dabb family protein, with amino-acid sequence MIRHLVLFKLNEGVKRDEPRVVAGVEAFRALGEQIPELRFWECDWNITDRPIAYDFAINSAVEDTDALQRYLEHPAHQAGVAQWREFATWVIADYAF